The Chanos chanos chromosome 3, fChaCha1.1, whole genome shotgun sequence genome segment CCAGCCCCCACACCATGACAGAGCTGCCTCATATACTGCCATCTTTGTGGACCCAGATTTTTTAGTCTTTCGCATGCTGCCATCTCTTCTGCTTTTTACTTTACTACAAGAAATGTTTTTAGTTGCAACATGCCATACAAGACTTAAGACTACTTCTTATAAGACTTCTCATGTCCGTAGTGTGTACTTTGATGACTCTGCTAGCTGCTGAGCAGGCACTTCCTTGGATTCCCTTCTGTCCCTTAAAATCCCTTCAACTGACCTTTAAGTACTGTTCATAAGATGCAGACAGGTTTTGGGTTTTCcgatgcttttttttaatcttaaactCGTCCTATTTCTTCGAGtttctttttgacagtttgacCTCCAAATCTTTTAAATCCAATTTGGTGTTCTATCGCTCGCTAACTACAGGCTTATTGATAAAATCATAGTTTTCTATGTCTGTCGAGAGCACTAGCGTAGCCATTTCCAAACCTCTCCTCAAACTACCCCAGCAccctttgtgtttgtaaattccACCTCTAGCCCAGCTGGTTTGGTTAATCAGTGCCTTACtaagttgaatcaggtgtgcttgTGACGTTATTTAACAAACACATGGATTGGCTGGGAAACCAAATGAGTGATCTTCTAGCCATTTCACAAGATATGTTTTGGGGAAACACAAGGACTTCTGATTACGTTTTGTTGCGTTTAtgattatttgtgtttattctagtgttatgtagtttttttttgttgttgtttttacgaGCAAATAAACTCTTACTGTCCAGAAATAGCTTTACACATAATTTTCTTGTGTGGTCCTATGACTTCTGCACAGTATTGTATCTTTGATGACAattaaggacacacacacacaaatgcaatcaGCTGTATAAACCTCTTACATTTCATCATAGTGAGGGTATAAGCGTGTTGAAAATATTAACTATCAGAATTTCCCATGTCttatttagaaatgttttgattaGTTGAAAAGTAAAAGTATGAGTgtcttttctgcctctctgttctgTAGCAAAAGGCCTTGACGTCTCTGAAAAAGTATGGTGTTGGTACCTGTGGACCAAGAGGATTCTATGGAACTTTTGGTAATTCTTAATGAACCTCAAGTGAGAGCTAACTGCATAGAATTGCTGGAAAACAAGAtaagctttgcttttttttttatcacatctACAAATTCCAATTAAGTAATATTGATCAAAATTCTTTTTAGATGTTCATCTTGAGTTGGAAGAACGCTTAGCAAAATTCATGAGAACAGAAGAAGCCATTATCTACTCCTATGGCTTTGCCACAATAGCAAGTGCCATACCTGCATACTCCAAAAGGGGTGATATAGTGTTTGTGTAAGTATTAGTCTCTTAATCTCTAACATTCTATTTTGTAAGACTCACTCTAAACTGTCCTCACGTGATGGCTGGGTTATAGTAACAAATCGCATCTTGTTGGATGTGTATGGCTTAAGTCCTCTCCTATTTTCCTTTGTCTCCAGTGATGAGGCAGCATGTTTCTCTATTCAGAAGGGTCTGCAGGCCTCACGCAGTTTCATTAAGTACTTTAAGCACAATGACATGGAGGACCTGGAGCGGTTGCTGAAGGAACAGGAGCTAGAGGATCAGAAGGTAAGGAGGAATGGCTGCCGGGGATTGGGGAATTGTGGGAGTTGTCTCCAATGTACCAACCAATTTGGATTCCTGAGTTGATGCATATATACTCTTATTGTCCCCAGAACCCACGCAAGGCTCGTGTGACCAGGAGATTCATTGTAGTGGAGGGCATTTACCTCAACACAGCGGATGTCTGTCCCCTGCCAGAGCTGGTGAGAGATGACACCGTGTTTCTTTTCATGCTTGACCCAAGTTTGTCAGTTTTAATGGCAAAAGTTTAGAAACCTGTGAACAAAAATATACTCaatttgttttaatatcatCCAATAATACCTGAAAAATCTTAATATTTATTTCCATCCGaaggtcacatgacacagagcGGTGTTCAATCTCTGAGAGTACTGACATCAAATTGGTCTATGAATTGCCATACATATTATGGTTGTTAATTCAAACTATGCTTGCTTGTATAATATGTGGGTGATGTTCTTAATATACAGGTGAAGCTGAAGTACAAATACAAGGTGCGCATCTTCCTGGAGGAGAGCATGTCCTTTGGAGTGCTAGGGGAGCATGGGCGGGGAGTTACAGAGCATTTTGGAGTCAATGTGAGGGGATTTTAAGAGCTTAGCTTGGCTGTTGTGTTAGAATCCTATTTTTAGACAAAGAGAGTCATACCGCATATACGTGAAATTGTCAATGTCTTTCCCTTTGTTACAGATTGATGACATAGACCTCATTAGTGCCAACATGGAAAATGCTGTTGCCTCTGTAGGAGGTTTCTGCTGTGGAAGGTCTTTTGTCATAGATCATCAGGTATTCCCAGGATTACTGCTTTTATTAGTGTGAAAACCTTACTGTTTATGCCAAAACAATGAGATGATAACTGTCTCTGCATAGATTCAGAATGTGTAGGTTCAGAAACTCCTAGATCTAACAAATGCTATAAAAGCAAAAACTGTCAacctcacatttttttcttttacctgtACACGATCCTTTTGATCATACAGCCAAGTTCTTCATCgcagatgtgtttttgtttcagcgTCTGTCTGGACAGGGCTAttgtttctctgcctctctgccaCCAATGCTGGCTGCTGCTGCCATTGAAGCCCTCAACATTATGGAGGAGGATCCAAGTAGGCACACATACGAGTCTCACACTACAAAATACGTGTTTGTCTTCCTAACCTTTAAAATCTTCATCTGAtagaaaaagaggaagggagCAGATACAGATTGTTTTCCCCACATCAGAAACATTGAGGCATGCCTTTACATCTCCAGATCAAACTGGCAAGACTTCAGTGGACTGCCATATGAGCAGCCTGATCAGACCACTGCCGAccatgcacacagtcacatattAAAGCCAGATTCAACTCTTGCTTTTGCTTAACTTTAGGGGGGCTGATAACATGACTAAGAGCAGTGGAGACGAACACCTTTATTTTCTGCTTGAAGACTGTATGAGTCTTTGAAAACGCTATTGTGAAACACAGTCACATCTCGAAGCGTAGGTCTCATACTGACTGAAACTGTGCGGTCTGGAGTGTTTTTGAGCACATCTTGTGATGGGAGATGAGTTAGGGTTAGCTACTCTGGGCATCTCACAGGCCCACCTTAGCCAAGGTCAACAAATGACCATTTTCCAGATGGAAATCCAATCTCAAGCAGCAAGAGAGCAgcaagacaacagaaaaaataacaaacaaaataagatTTCTCAAAGTTGGCTTCCCATGTTTTCCCTGTTCTACAGATATTTTCACCGTCCTGAGAGAAAAGTGTAAGCATGTTCATAAAGCTTTGCAAGGGTAAGTCAAATTCACATATATTATTTTCTTGTGGAAGAAACAATTAGATGAATAAGAACATATCCTTTAATGTCACGTGCAACAGAAgtaatataatttatttaaaatctTGACATCTCTGTCATGTTATggaaaaaatgaacatgtaaaaCAGTGTCCACAAACTCATTTGTTAGGGAGGATTGAGGAAAGAACCATTAAAGACTGGACTGATGTCAACGTGGTTGTGTGAGTTCAAATCACGATTGAGGATAGCAGATGGGCTGTTAATGTGCTTGTACTATTGTTATCCATTGTACACCTAAAAATTTGAAAGACAAGTTGCTCCTATATTTCATAATGCTCATATTTGAACCCACCCTGTTTTTACTGGCTATTCCAGTGCGTCTGAGACCCAGTGAACAGAGTGAGAAAGCAATACATCATCAAATGGTTCATTGCAGTGAGGAATGCTCTGTTTGTGATATAAAGTGGAGAGAGCCAACACATGAACTTAATCTGATGAAACCCAGAAGAACAGCTTGTGTTCTGGGGATATGTCTGGGGCTCTCTATGTATTTGGAGTATCTCATTTTATGATAAGCATATTTTCAACAATGGACTAAAATTCCTACAATTTTACAGCCTGTACTGCATTTTCCCCCATTTTTCCTTTTGCCTTTGGCATGAAACCTCCTAGGAACCGAATGCTGTTCACTCTCATCAAAGTTATTAGGCATTACATAAATACCCCACAAGTTGGTGCTGCAAGTCATATCAGTATTGTTAACTACTGAGCAGTGTGGTCCTAAATCTGTGTTCTGCTCCAGAGTTCATAGAGAAGTGTGTTTGCGTTGTAGGATTCCTGGACTGAAGGTGGTGGGGGAGCCCTTCACCCCAGCTCTGCATCTGCAGCTGGACAGAAGCACTGGAtcgagagagagtgatgtgaaGATACTGCGTAGCATCATAGACTATGTAAGTCCACGGTGCACGGTCCATGTAACCACCAAAACTTTTCTCTAGCACTGACTCCTAAAGATACAGAAATTCCTCCAGTATAATGTTAACAGGATTATAAAATCCTGCTTCCTACTGAGACCAATTTAAAATTTCCCATAAATCTGGTAAACAATTCCAAGCAATTTGAAGACAAATTTATCTAGACCTTACAAAGGGAAGAGATTTTGCAGTATGCTTTACCATGTTATTTTTTATAGAAggaacattaaaaatataaaatatttacaggaaaCATTTACAGGAAATTTTCATGTACATTTGTCTCCTGTAATgaacttatttttatttttactatcTTTTATTATGTAAGATCTTACTTTCTATTATTATCTTACTTTGTGAGTTGAtctttgtcactgtgttttttcactGCAGTGCCTGGACAGACAGGTAGCGCTCACCCAAGCACGATACTTGGATAAAGAAGAGCGCTTTCTCCCACCACCCAGGTGAACATTAGATATCTTAGTGCCCTTATTTAGCAGTTCACAGCTAATAGCACTTCTGCTGTATTTCGGTTGTCAAGAAAGACTTGGGCTGTGTTTAGAAAGTTGTACCAGATGTTAGTTCATCCCAAGTAATTGAGAAGCGTTTTTTGTGCTTGACTGATAAAGTGCTTACTCTGTCTCCTCAGCGTAAGGGTGGTTGTGACAgtggagcagacagaggaggacaTTGAGAAAGCAGCGTCTTGTATAAGAGAGGCTGCAGTGGCCATTCTGAAGTAGTGTGGAATACCTCCACCATGCTGAGTATACACGCAGCTGGGCACAAGTCACCTGTTCTCCAGGTGGCACTGAAACAACATCAAGTGGAGAAAATGTCTACCAACGTCAGGCTTGAACGTTATGaggacacatacacaaccaGTGTATATAGCTTTGAGCAGAGAAGTGTCTTTTTTGACAAGAGAAATGGACCAGGTGCCTCAGGCACACTCAGGATATGAGGACTGTGTGGTGTTATATTAATCAGATTAGCTTTATTATTTCACCCCCTGTTTGAGTgctttcgttttttgtttttttttttaacaatactGGGAAATAATGAATCTTCATTTcatattgaaatgaatgaagaatgTAGTCTTCGCTCTGTTGTCATTTGTGTGTACCATCAAAACCTTTTTATGTTCCATTTCATGCCTAGAGTAATGTTCACAAGCCTAAAGTAATatacaataaatatttaaaaagactgGTTAAAGAAATTTGTATGTAACATTAGTTTAGATGCTGCGTTTGCTTTGTCATATTTTGAGTTCTTCTATTGTTCATGTGATAACAAACACCAAAACTGcttgtgaaatattttctcacTTTTGACCAAAGggtttatcccccccccccccccccccccccaaagaaaaacCTGTGAAAAGATTCTTGCATGGTGCTTTcatgaactgatttttttttcccttagaaTTTAAAGGGTGTTTTTAatgggaacatttttttttaactgatgagagaattATTAAGatatatttattgattttatatCCAGTTTTCACCATGGTGCATGAACTGGTCATCTGTCATTAATAGCAAGATTGTATATGTCATGAATGTCATGATGGATATTACTGATATTATCAATTTTTATATCCAAAGATTTATATATCCAAGTTAACACTAATCATAAAaggcatttcatttcatattctgtACAAAGACTTATCTAAGCGGATTCAGCATTTCAGTTGGAAGAAAAAAGCCTTGGATCAGGTATTCAGATTTgtactttgtttatttaatttttttttttttagatgagaGGGGTtgctttatttccaaatgtCAAGCAGTCAGCTTTAATAGAATGTATTTGCACTACTATCGTCCTTTCATCCATCCCAGAGTCGTTATGAAGACGTGAATGATGGAGTGGCTCTGTATGGTTTGGGAACTGTCCGTTAAATCACAAATACAAGTTATCCAGTGTAATATGTGCCTTTATAGTGTTGCTTACAGTTGTGTTACTTTTAAtcaaataaattgaaaaacGGAGACGCATGGttaaaactgaatttattttaagCATGCACTACCCTTTCAACTACCCTACATTTTCAACATGTAATCCTGGATCGTTAAGATTTTCTTGCCGTTTGATTGATCTTGTTCAATCCCTGACGATAAAGCCTTGCGCTGAAACAGCAAAGGGTTGACTCGTTAGTAATCCTAGTTTAGaacttgtgtttatttgaaataaaaatccGTTCGGGTATCAAGGAAATATGTAATTGAGGACGTTGCCCGTAGATGGCGATTGTACATCGTAGGCTTCTTCAAAATGCTGCCTCCCTCCCTTGAGATAGTTCCATGCAACGTCACTGGGGCTTCAGTTGTGCCCCAGTAACTTTTTGTTAGGATAATTCAGCAAAGGACTGACGACGCTGAAACTTCGACTGTGCGGGATGAAATTCGCCGTTACTTGGAAATTCAGTTACAGTCAGCAGGAGTTTCATTTATCACACAcctgagttttttttaatccttttattatttttacccGACGTCTTTGTTGCGTGTGGAGAAATACTTTTGCAGATATAATTTACCCACTGACTCCTATACCTGCACTACACTCTCGGATGCTGTAGACTACTCACAGCCCACAGTTACCCAAGACTATTCTCCGGAACGATGCCTGTATCAAGGATAAAGTCTGCTCGAATGATTTATTTCTTGAAAACCCTTCTTCTGTTGGTGAGCGTGACTATCCCAAGCATTAGAACCGCAGGTAAGAGTGTTGAACGAAATCTCTAGGTTCACTTTGACGCAGTAGTCTTGTAGAATTCTGAGAaatgaaggagagggaaaggcaAACGCGAATAACTTAAACTGTTACGTTACGGGACtgcatttaaagtaaaaagggttttttttggcttcatcaactttattttctttgtgcGCGCTTACCAGTTCAGAACTTTGGTCTTTTGTGTTAAGCAAAGACTTGGACTGGGTTCAGCGATTTAGAAACAGATTAATTTAGAGACGGGTAATTATGGGTTTTTACTTCATTGAGCATCTCTCTGACCTTCTGCATTTCGAACTAAGAGGACAATTGAGGTTTTGAACTCTTTTGACATGAGCCCTCTTAAACCTTAAGCGCCGCTTACTAAAGAAATGCAAGATGAGGAATAATTGTATTCCAGTGTAGCCAACGCGCCACGAATTGTTCCTGAGGATaatttgctgtgtgtatgaggaaAAAATCGGGAGATAAATACGAAAATTTTCAGTGGGTGAAGTTGTGCACATAACCAATGTATCACCTTTAAATTAACTGATGGCACATAAAACGCGATCTTACATATCTTGTCCCAAAAAGTGTAACAAAGTTGGCCACTTCAGTTTTCGTCAGAGCGTCTACAAGCAGCTGTTAGACTTGTTAATTAGATGCATATTTGAAAGTGATCTCTTGCTCTTGTCGGAGTCGCTAATTCATTACCTTTCCACAGGGGGTGACAGATGTTGATATTTCCTGTTTTCAGCGAGGGTTCGTAGGCTGTGCCATTTGTTTTCAGGTTAAGGGGGATGGGACAGAAATTAAGACCATACACATCTTC includes the following:
- the sptlc1 gene encoding serine palmitoyltransferase 1, which translates into the protein MASGQQWVLVEMVQAFYEAPAYHLILEGILILWIIRLLFSKTYKLQERSDLTEKEKEELIEEWQPEPLVPPVSKDHPSLNYDIVTGPPSHKIIVNGKECINFASFNFLGLLDNERVKQKALTSLKKYGVGTCGPRGFYGTFDVHLELEERLAKFMRTEEAIIYSYGFATIASAIPAYSKRGDIVFVDEAACFSIQKGLQASRSFIKYFKHNDMEDLERLLKEQELEDQKNPRKARVTRRFIVVEGIYLNTADVCPLPELVKLKYKYKVRIFLEESMSFGVLGEHGRGVTEHFGVNIDDIDLISANMENAVASVGGFCCGRSFVIDHQRLSGQGYCFSASLPPMLAAAAIEALNIMEEDPNIFTVLREKCKHVHKALQGIPGLKVVGEPFTPALHLQLDRSTGSRESDVKILRSIIDYCLDRQVALTQARYLDKEERFLPPPSVRVVVTVEQTEEDIEKAASCIREAAVAILK